A genomic region of Aureimonas populi contains the following coding sequences:
- a CDS encoding metallophosphoesterase family protein: MFRLAHLSDIHLGPLPAVSYRELVSKRITGYINWQRNRKRAMFGDTLIQLVADLKERAPDHVAVTGDLVNLATRKEVEGAKEWLEDLGDPKWVSVVPGNHDAYVPGALNRAYREWHPYLIGDRYRNGMRKFPYLRIRDNVAIIGISSAEATAPFFATGSFKRGQALAGARLLRQTRDKGLFRVVLIHHPPISGAAAWSKRLIGKQLFSKMIRDLGAELVLHGHTHLDTLYWLTGPDGAKVPVVGVPSASQNAGDHKPASRYNLFEIEGGPGDWTLTQRERGLRADGSGIDWIRERTLLSDGRAVDARPRVDLPPAKLAS, encoded by the coding sequence ATGTTCCGCCTTGCCCATCTGTCCGACATCCATCTCGGCCCGCTTCCCGCAGTGTCCTATCGCGAGCTCGTCTCGAAGCGGATCACCGGCTACATCAACTGGCAGCGCAACCGGAAGCGGGCGATGTTCGGCGATACGCTGATCCAGCTCGTGGCCGACCTGAAGGAGCGCGCGCCCGACCACGTGGCGGTGACGGGCGATCTGGTGAACCTTGCAACCCGCAAGGAGGTGGAGGGCGCCAAGGAGTGGCTGGAGGACCTCGGCGACCCGAAATGGGTTTCCGTGGTGCCGGGCAATCACGATGCCTACGTGCCCGGCGCGCTGAACCGCGCCTATCGCGAATGGCACCCCTACCTGATCGGCGACCGCTACCGGAACGGGATGCGCAAGTTCCCCTATCTGCGCATCCGCGACAATGTCGCCATCATCGGCATTTCCAGCGCCGAGGCAACGGCGCCCTTCTTCGCCACCGGCAGCTTCAAGCGCGGGCAGGCGCTGGCGGGGGCGCGGCTGCTGCGCCAGACCCGGGACAAGGGCCTGTTCCGCGTGGTCCTGATCCATCATCCGCCCATCTCCGGCGCGGCCGCCTGGTCCAAGCGGCTGATCGGCAAGCAACTCTTCTCCAAGATGATCCGGGATCTCGGCGCCGAGCTCGTGCTGCATGGCCACACCCATCTCGACACGCTCTATTGGCTGACGGGGCCGGACGGGGCCAAGGTGCCGGTGGTGGGCGTGCCGAGTGCCAGCCAGAACGCCGGCGACCACAAGCCTGCCTCGCGCTACAACCTGTTCGAGATCGAGGGCGGGCCGGGCGACTGGACGCTGACGCAGCGCGAGCGCGGCCTGCGCGCCGACGGCAGCGGCATAGACTGGATTCGCGAGCGGACGCTGCTTTCCGACGGCCGGGCGGTGGACGCCAGGCCGCGCGTGGACCTGCCGCCGGCCAAGCTCGCCAGCTAA
- a CDS encoding glutathione S-transferase family protein: MGLLIDGEWHDQWYDTAKSGGSFQRTTTSFRRWVTADGRPGPDGQDAVPAQAGRYHLYVSLACPWAHRTLIFRKLKKLEDVISVSVVDWFMGKNGWEFSDRPGTVPDSVNGASRLYEIYLKADPHYSGRVTVPVLWDKQEGTIVSNESAEIIRMLNSSFDAFGDDTLDFCPPELRAEIDAINGTVYEAVNNGVYKCGFATTQDAYEKPFHILFATLDELEARLSRQRYLAGSRITEADWRLFTTLIRFDAVYHGHFKCNLRRIADYPNLFSAMLELYQWPGVRETVNFHHIKHHYYESHDTINPTRIVPLGPRQDLDRPHGRERLKAA; the protein is encoded by the coding sequence GAGCTTCCGCCGCTGGGTGACGGCGGACGGGCGGCCCGGCCCGGACGGGCAGGACGCCGTTCCCGCGCAGGCAGGCCGCTACCACCTCTATGTCTCGCTCGCCTGCCCCTGGGCGCATCGCACACTGATCTTCCGCAAGCTGAAGAAGCTGGAGGATGTCATCTCGGTCTCGGTGGTGGACTGGTTCATGGGCAAGAACGGCTGGGAGTTTTCCGACCGGCCGGGCACGGTGCCCGACAGTGTGAACGGCGCCTCGCGGCTCTACGAGATCTACCTCAAGGCCGACCCGCATTATTCCGGGCGCGTGACGGTGCCCGTCCTGTGGGACAAGCAGGAGGGCACGATCGTCTCCAACGAGTCGGCCGAGATCATCCGGATGCTGAATTCCTCCTTCGACGCCTTCGGAGACGACACGCTCGACTTCTGCCCGCCCGAGCTTCGCGCCGAGATCGACGCGATCAACGGCACGGTCTACGAGGCGGTGAACAACGGCGTCTACAAATGCGGCTTCGCCACCACGCAGGACGCCTATGAGAAGCCGTTCCACATACTGTTCGCGACTCTGGACGAGCTGGAGGCCCGCCTTTCGCGGCAGCGATACCTGGCGGGAAGCCGCATCACGGAGGCCGACTGGCGGCTGTTCACCACGCTGATCCGCTTCGACGCGGTCTATCACGGCCATTTCAAATGCAATCTGCGCCGGATCGCGGACTATCCGAACCTCTTCTCCGCCATGCTCGAGCTCTACCAATGGCCCGGCGTGCGCGAAACGGTGAACTTCCACCACATCAAGCACCATTATTACGAGAGCCACGACACCATCAATCCGACGCGCATCGTGCCGCTGGGGCCCCGGCAGGACCTCGACCGCCCCCATGGCCGCGAGCGCTTGAAGGCCGCCTGA